From Shewanella yunxiaonensis, the proteins below share one genomic window:
- the dsbB gene encoding disulfide bond formation protein DsbB produces the protein MISLQKFAHSRLSWLVLLLSAVALELSALFFQYGMKLDPCVMCVYQRVAVLGLAAAGIVGLVMPSFRLIRVIAAIIWGISAGWGLKLAIELNDIQQDPSPFATCSFMPDFPKWLQLHEWFPSVFMPTGMCTDIPWTFLGVTMAQWMIVVFATYLFALAIYILPILRRPHY, from the coding sequence TTGATTTCATTACAAAAATTCGCCCATTCGCGTCTAAGTTGGCTGGTTCTACTGTTAAGTGCGGTTGCCCTAGAGTTATCGGCGCTGTTTTTTCAATATGGGATGAAACTAGATCCCTGTGTAATGTGTGTCTACCAACGCGTTGCCGTTTTGGGCCTTGCTGCTGCCGGGATTGTCGGTCTGGTAATGCCATCTTTCCGATTAATCAGAGTTATTGCGGCCATTATCTGGGGAATTAGTGCTGGGTGGGGGTTAAAACTAGCGATAGAACTTAACGATATCCAACAGGATCCCTCCCCGTTTGCTACTTGCTCCTTTATGCCGGATTTTCCGAAATGGTTGCAATTGCACGAGTGGTTTCCATCAGTATTTATGCCAACAGGTATGTGTACTGATATTCCCTGGACGTTTCTGGGCGTCACCATGGCGCAATGGATGATAGTGGTGTTTGCGACCTATCTGTTTGCCTTAGCTATTTATATTTTGCCAATTCTGCGCCGCCCCCATTACTAA
- a CDS encoding YcgN family cysteine cluster protein produces MPFWLSKTLEEMTTDEWEQLCDGCGKCCLNKIIDDETDKLYYTNVACKLLSDKDCRCSHYSQRFELVPQCTAVTPQNIASLDWLPDSCAYRRLYLGRSLPSWHPLLTGNKKQMHKMGMSVKGKIVSETRVRELEDYIVIWPLQDID; encoded by the coding sequence ATGCCTTTTTGGTTATCTAAAACCCTCGAAGAGATGACAACTGACGAATGGGAACAGCTGTGTGATGGCTGTGGTAAGTGTTGTCTTAACAAGATAATTGATGATGAAACAGACAAGTTGTACTACACCAATGTGGCGTGCAAGTTGTTGTCAGATAAAGATTGTCGCTGTAGCCACTATTCACAGCGTTTTGAGCTGGTGCCACAGTGCACTGCAGTAACCCCACAAAATATTGCTTCGCTTGACTGGTTACCTGACAGTTGTGCATATCGGCGTTTATACCTCGGCAGATCATTGCCCAGTTGGCATCCGTTGTTAACCGGGAATAAAAAGCAGATGCACAAAATGGGAATGTCGGTAAAGGGTAAAATTGTCAGTGAAACCCGAGTCAGAGAGCTGGAAGATTATATCGTGATCTGGCCCTTACAGGATATTGATTAA
- a CDS encoding lytic murein transglycosylase, whose product MGRLQQLFIGSSLALSATVQASTADFQTYLSFLKKQAEDAGISAETIKTEFAHIKLFKRAEASTKKNVRSLETYLPATATEERALSGQKIYSAHKAEYKALAEKYKVQPRFVLAWWGMASDYGQRVASYPILSVTASLAYKHQDDAKIYQRDFLTALSLIDNKQNTAEQLLSDSDGALGQLHLSASDYRDCGADGDNDGKVDIWNNPLDIFATAANCLKSYNWDISQTWGRQVRAPKQLKSSLVGTQYQTSFSEWQALGVKRYDGKALPQRKDMKVSLIMPDGVNGRQYLIYDNYMALKKLQHDDYVVLAVAHLSEKIKALQID is encoded by the coding sequence ATGGGACGCCTTCAGCAACTATTTATTGGGTCAAGTTTAGCTCTGTCTGCAACGGTTCAGGCCAGTACCGCAGATTTCCAAACTTATCTGTCATTTCTTAAAAAGCAGGCTGAGGATGCTGGCATAAGTGCTGAAACCATCAAAACGGAATTCGCCCATATAAAATTATTTAAGCGTGCTGAAGCCTCTACTAAAAAAAATGTCCGTTCATTGGAAACGTATTTGCCAGCAACGGCGACTGAAGAAAGAGCGTTATCTGGCCAGAAAATCTACAGTGCACATAAGGCTGAATATAAAGCACTGGCGGAAAAATATAAGGTGCAACCGAGGTTTGTTTTGGCTTGGTGGGGCATGGCATCGGATTACGGTCAGCGTGTGGCTTCCTATCCGATACTCTCGGTTACTGCTTCACTGGCATATAAACATCAAGATGATGCCAAAATATACCAGAGGGATTTTTTAACTGCGTTATCGTTAATTGATAACAAGCAAAATACTGCGGAACAGCTATTAAGTGACAGTGATGGTGCGCTAGGGCAACTACATTTGTCTGCATCCGATTATCGTGACTGTGGCGCTGATGGCGATAATGATGGCAAAGTCGATATCTGGAACAATCCGCTAGATATCTTTGCCACCGCCGCTAACTGTTTAAAATCCTACAACTGGGATATCAGCCAAACATGGGGTCGTCAGGTAAGAGCACCGAAACAGCTAAAATCATCACTGGTGGGTACGCAATATCAAACGAGTTTTAGCGAATGGCAAGCGCTGGGTGTTAAGCGATACGATGGCAAAGCGTTACCCCAACGTAAAGATATGAAGGTGTCTTTGATCATGCCTGATGGCGTTAATGGGAGACAGTACCTCATATATGACAATTACATGGCCTTGAAGAAGTTACAGCATGATGATTATGTCGTGTTGGCCGTGGCACATCTTTCTGAAAAGATTAAAGCGCTACAGATTGACTGA
- a CDS encoding YcgL domain-containing protein, producing the protein MICAVYKSRRKADTYLFIKQKDKFDDVPAALMEVFGQPQLVMLLPIERRQHLGLADINKVRVELQEKGYYLQLPPPQVNLLTEYLEQKTVGTKTE; encoded by the coding sequence ATGATCTGTGCTGTATATAAAAGCAGACGAAAAGCTGATACCTACTTATTTATCAAACAGAAAGATAAATTTGACGATGTCCCTGCTGCATTAATGGAGGTCTTTGGGCAGCCGCAATTGGTGATGTTATTGCCTATTGAAAGACGTCAGCATTTGGGGCTGGCGGATATCAATAAGGTAAGAGTAGAGTTGCAGGAAAAGGGGTATTATCTGCAATTACCGCCGCCTCAGGTTAATCTGTTAACTGAATACTTAGAACAAAAAACGGTGGGAACAAAAACGGAATAA
- the minC gene encoding septum site-determining protein MinC, with amino-acid sequence MQKPALELKGSSFTLSVLHINTSDLVSLLEELDKKLAQAPQFFINAPLVLNFSEINQQAIDLSALKQAMLDRQLILIGIAGADEQQQQQAKQLGIAHLKMGKQNPLPPPPPRTCKIVKQNIRSGQQIYAKDGDLVIFGAVSNGAEVIADGSIHIYGALRGKAMAGAKGDINAVIIAKSLDAELVSIAGQYWLAENLLQHGAKKSGCIRLAGESLTVETLPE; translated from the coding sequence ATGCAAAAACCAGCTCTGGAACTGAAAGGTTCCTCCTTCACACTCTCTGTTTTACATATCAATACTTCTGATCTTGTCTCGTTGCTTGAAGAACTTGATAAAAAATTGGCACAAGCGCCACAGTTTTTTATTAATGCGCCATTAGTCTTGAATTTCAGTGAAATTAACCAACAAGCTATCGATTTATCGGCGCTCAAACAGGCGATGCTCGACCGGCAACTGATCCTGATCGGGATTGCCGGCGCTGATGAACAACAGCAACAGCAGGCGAAGCAATTAGGTATCGCCCATCTAAAAATGGGAAAACAGAATCCATTACCGCCCCCACCACCAAGAACCTGTAAAATCGTCAAACAGAATATTCGCTCCGGTCAGCAAATATATGCTAAAGACGGTGATTTGGTTATCTTTGGTGCGGTCAGCAATGGCGCAGAGGTTATTGCCGATGGTAGCATTCATATCTATGGCGCATTGCGTGGAAAAGCCATGGCAGGTGCTAAAGGTGATATAAATGCAGTGATTATTGCCAAATCACTGGATGCAGAACTGGTGTCAATTGCTGGTCAGTATTGGCTGGCAGAAAATCTTCTGCAACATGGCGCGAAAAAGAGTGGCTGTATCAGATTAGCTGGTGAATCATTAACTGTTGAAACACTGCCAGAATAA
- the minD gene encoding septum site-determining protein MinD: MAQIIVVTSGKGGVGKTTSSAAIATGLALKGHKTVVIDFDIGLRNLDLVMGCERRVVYDFVNVINGEANLNQALIKDKRCDKLYILPASQTRDKDALTKEGVGKVLEDLAKDFEFILCDSPAGIETGAMMALYFADTAIVTTNPEVSSVRDSDRILGMLQSRSRRAEENLEPIKEYLLLTRYSPARVKTGEMLSVEDVQEILAIELLGVIPESQAVLKASNSGVPVIVDEESDAGQAYNDTVSRLLGEDIPLRFTIEEKKGFLKRIFG, encoded by the coding sequence ATGGCACAAATTATTGTGGTCACTTCGGGAAAAGGGGGCGTGGGAAAAACCACCTCCAGCGCAGCGATTGCAACCGGTCTGGCACTCAAAGGCCATAAAACCGTAGTAATCGATTTTGATATCGGATTGCGTAATCTGGATTTAGTGATGGGGTGTGAACGACGAGTCGTCTATGACTTCGTCAACGTTATCAATGGCGAAGCCAATCTCAATCAGGCACTCATCAAAGATAAACGCTGTGACAAACTGTATATATTGCCCGCCTCACAGACCCGCGATAAAGATGCACTCACCAAAGAAGGTGTTGGAAAAGTGCTGGAAGATCTGGCAAAAGACTTCGAATTTATCTTATGTGATTCGCCAGCGGGTATCGAAACCGGTGCAATGATGGCGTTATATTTTGCAGATACGGCCATCGTAACCACCAATCCTGAAGTCAGCTCAGTGCGTGACTCTGACCGCATTTTAGGGATGCTGCAGAGTCGTAGTCGCCGAGCAGAAGAGAACCTCGAACCAATTAAAGAGTACCTGTTGTTGACACGATATTCGCCAGCACGGGTGAAAACCGGTGAGATGTTGAGCGTCGAAGATGTTCAGGAAATTCTGGCCATTGAGTTATTAGGCGTGATCCCTGAATCTCAGGCAGTGCTTAAAGCATCTAACTCAGGTGTTCCAGTGATTGTTGATGAGGAGAGCGATGCTGGTCAGGCCTATAATGATACTGTCAGCCGCTTACTTGGCGAAGATATTCCTTTGCGCTTCACGATTGAAGAGAAGAAAGGATTTCTCAAACGAATATTTGGGTAG
- the minE gene encoding cell division topological specificity factor MinE gives MSLLDYFKSSKKSNTAATAKERLQIIVAHQRSQRDTPDYLPLMKQEIIQVIRKYVPISEEQVSVQLDQNDDNLSVLELNVTLPDH, from the coding sequence ATGTCTTTACTTGACTATTTTAAAAGCAGCAAGAAAAGCAATACTGCAGCCACCGCCAAAGAAAGGTTGCAGATCATTGTCGCCCATCAGCGGTCTCAACGGGATACTCCCGATTATTTGCCGTTGATGAAACAGGAAATTATTCAGGTGATCCGTAAATATGTACCTATTTCAGAAGAACAGGTATCGGTGCAGTTGGATCAAAATGACGATAATCTTTCCGTGTTGGAACTTAACGTTACTCTCCCCGACCATTGA
- the rnd gene encoding ribonuclease D produces MQDYLYVDSSTALAPVLKQYRQSELLVLDTEFVRTRTYYARLGLIQAYDGHTLTLIDPVAIEDLSGFWELLTAPHITKLLHSCSEDLEVFAHDGGIQPAPLLDSQIAAGLAGQGHGLGYAKLVQQYLGVELDKGESRTDWISRPLTQSQLVYAANDVLYLYRLFPELKQTLEQQGRYQWALEESARMTEGRLTPPDRETAYLKVKNAFQLSTMELAVLKGLAAWRLDKAMKKDLALGFVMKDHALIALAKKQPRTVNDVMRLKELTDQEKRFHAKDVANIIADTDYSRLPEPVDVLALKPEYKTAFKTLKGCLEQIAQEEDVPLEMLGSKRHINEYLGWLWNAKQGDNPLLLQGWRGQLVAEKLHNLKV; encoded by the coding sequence TTGCAAGATTATCTGTATGTTGATAGCAGCACTGCGCTGGCACCAGTGCTGAAGCAGTATCGGCAAAGTGAGTTGCTGGTATTGGACACTGAGTTCGTGCGTACGCGTACTTATTATGCCCGCCTTGGGTTGATCCAGGCTTATGATGGCCACACTTTGACACTGATCGATCCGGTGGCGATAGAAGACCTATCCGGCTTTTGGGAATTACTCACAGCCCCTCACATTACCAAACTATTGCATTCCTGCAGCGAAGATTTAGAAGTATTTGCCCATGATGGTGGCATACAGCCTGCGCCTTTGTTGGATAGCCAAATTGCAGCAGGTCTTGCTGGGCAAGGACATGGACTCGGTTATGCTAAGCTGGTACAGCAATACCTCGGAGTGGAGCTGGATAAAGGGGAATCTCGTACCGACTGGATAAGCCGCCCGCTAACCCAGTCTCAGTTGGTTTATGCCGCTAATGACGTGCTTTACCTCTATCGGCTGTTCCCTGAGTTAAAACAGACACTGGAACAGCAGGGACGTTATCAATGGGCGTTAGAAGAAAGTGCCAGAATGACGGAAGGGCGGTTGACACCACCTGACCGGGAAACCGCCTATCTGAAAGTGAAAAACGCTTTCCAGTTGTCGACAATGGAACTAGCCGTACTTAAAGGGTTGGCCGCTTGGCGTCTGGATAAAGCGATGAAAAAAGATCTGGCGCTCGGATTTGTCATGAAAGATCACGCGTTGATTGCACTTGCCAAAAAGCAACCTCGGACGGTGAATGATGTGATGCGCCTGAAAGAACTGACAGATCAGGAAAAGCGCTTTCATGCTAAAGATGTTGCTAACATCATTGCAGATACTGACTACTCTCGATTACCCGAGCCGGTGGATGTGCTGGCGTTAAAGCCTGAATACAAAACCGCATTCAAAACGCTTAAGGGATGCCTTGAGCAGATCGCGCAGGAAGAAGACGTTCCATTAGAAATGTTGGGGTCCAAGCGTCATATCAATGAGTATCTGGGCTGGTTGTGGAACGCCAAACAAGGCGATAATCCATTGTTGTTACAAGGTTGGCGTGGCCAATTAGTAGCGGAAAAACTGCATAATTTAAAAGTTTAA
- the fadD gene encoding long-chain-fatty-acid--CoA ligase FadD: protein MDQPWINSLPADVPAEIDAGQFKSLLEMFETTVNRFADQSAFVNMGANLTFRKLEERSRAFAAYLQNELKLKKGDKVAIMMPNLLQYPIAIFGILRAGLVVVNVNPLYTPRELKHQLVDSEAKAIVVVSNFANTLEQVVAQTPVKHVIISGIGDLLGVPKRTLVNFVVKYIKHMVPKYSLPGAISMRKALRVGKHQQYIKPVIESHDIAFLQYTGGTTGVSKGAMLSHGNVVANVLQANGAYSPLLTDGIEKVVTALPLYHIFALTVNLFLFMHKGAQNLLITNPRDIPGFIAELKKFPFTALTGVNTLFNALLNNAEFATLDFSRLKLSVGGGMAVQRAVAEKWQKLTKTKLLEGYGLTEASPVVAGTPYNLEGYNGSIGLPMPSTQIEVRDSDGHPLPQGQAGELFAKGPQVMVGYWKRPEETAKVIDKDGWLATGDIGYMDPQGFFYLVDRKKDMILVSGFNVFPNEVEEVVVMHPGVLEVAAVGVSHPISGEQVKIFVVAKDKSLTKEALIQHCRQHLTGYKVPKLVEFRDELPKTNVGKILRRELRDEAKSA from the coding sequence GTGGATCAACCCTGGATTAATAGCTTACCCGCTGACGTCCCTGCAGAGATAGACGCAGGTCAGTTTAAGTCATTGCTAGAGATGTTTGAAACGACAGTAAATCGATTTGCTGATCAATCTGCATTCGTCAACATGGGGGCTAATCTGACATTCCGTAAGCTTGAGGAGCGCAGCCGCGCGTTTGCTGCGTATTTGCAGAATGAACTCAAATTAAAAAAAGGCGATAAAGTCGCGATTATGATGCCGAACTTGCTGCAATATCCAATTGCCATTTTTGGCATATTGCGGGCGGGTTTGGTGGTGGTCAACGTTAATCCTTTATATACCCCCAGAGAATTAAAACACCAATTGGTAGACAGCGAAGCCAAAGCGATTGTGGTGGTGTCTAATTTTGCCAATACCCTAGAGCAAGTGGTAGCTCAAACACCGGTAAAGCACGTCATCATCAGTGGTATCGGTGATTTATTGGGCGTACCAAAACGTACTTTAGTGAATTTTGTCGTGAAGTATATCAAGCATATGGTCCCCAAATATTCACTACCCGGTGCGATATCGATGCGTAAAGCCTTACGCGTGGGGAAGCATCAGCAATATATAAAGCCGGTGATTGAAAGTCATGATATTGCATTTCTGCAATATACCGGGGGGACGACAGGGGTCTCTAAAGGGGCAATGCTGAGTCACGGTAATGTGGTCGCCAACGTCTTACAGGCTAACGGCGCTTACTCGCCATTATTGACTGATGGCATAGAAAAGGTGGTTACCGCGTTGCCGCTATATCATATATTCGCCCTGACGGTTAACCTGTTCTTGTTTATGCATAAAGGGGCACAAAACCTACTGATCACCAACCCGCGCGATATTCCTGGCTTTATTGCCGAGCTGAAAAAGTTTCCGTTTACAGCACTGACGGGTGTGAACACCTTGTTTAATGCACTGCTGAACAACGCTGAATTCGCCACATTGGATTTTTCACGATTGAAGCTGAGCGTCGGCGGCGGTATGGCGGTACAGCGCGCAGTGGCAGAAAAGTGGCAGAAACTGACTAAAACCAAATTGCTGGAAGGATATGGTCTGACCGAAGCATCGCCAGTCGTTGCAGGTACGCCTTACAACCTCGAAGGCTATAACGGATCTATTGGCTTACCCATGCCATCTACCCAGATTGAAGTGCGTGACAGCGATGGCCACCCGTTGCCGCAAGGGCAAGCCGGTGAGCTTTTTGCGAAGGGACCACAGGTGATGGTGGGCTACTGGAAGCGTCCTGAAGAAACGGCCAAGGTTATCGATAAGGATGGCTGGCTCGCGACCGGTGACATCGGTTATATGGATCCTCAAGGCTTTTTCTATTTGGTAGACCGTAAGAAGGACATGATCCTGGTTTCTGGCTTCAATGTGTTTCCCAATGAAGTTGAAGAGGTGGTGGTAATGCATCCTGGGGTTCTTGAGGTTGCAGCAGTAGGTGTCTCACATCCCATAAGTGGCGAACAGGTGAAGATTTTTGTGGTGGCGAAAGATAAGTCGCTTACTAAAGAAGCGTTAATTCAACATTGTCGTCAGCATTTAACGGGCTATAAGGTGCCGAAACTGGTAGAATTCCGCGATGAATTGCCAAAAACCAATGTGGGAAAAATCCTGCGCAGGGAACTCCGGGACGAAGCGAAAAGCGCCTGA
- a CDS encoding alpha/beta fold hydrolase gives MELWQSSGPENGVIDLDGQMIAARYWGCGDKPLLIALHGWLDNANSFAPLAQQLQANYCILAIDWPGHGLSPWRPGCYPLHWVDYLYDLHRLLNVVAKQQAVTLVGHSLGGIVASAYAATFPERINALVLIEALAPLFEDISHLHARMRKSFSQTQQKAAEARHYCDLEKAVDARHRLTGLAPNWCRLILERNTAEDVYGRYWRTDPRLRTDSPQRLSFTQVEQLMRGIAVPSLLLTGTQGYASLAELLPQISPWYLDLTKVQLTGNHHLHMENSAKVALVINDFLDDCKSVTGG, from the coding sequence ATGGAATTATGGCAGTCTTCTGGCCCTGAAAATGGGGTCATTGACCTGGATGGCCAGATGATCGCCGCCAGATATTGGGGATGTGGTGACAAGCCCTTATTGATTGCATTACATGGTTGGTTAGATAACGCTAACAGTTTTGCACCATTGGCTCAGCAGCTACAGGCAAATTACTGCATATTGGCGATTGATTGGCCGGGTCATGGTTTATCACCTTGGCGTCCTGGATGTTATCCGTTGCACTGGGTGGATTATCTTTATGACTTGCATCGTCTGCTAAATGTGGTGGCCAAACAGCAAGCGGTAACTTTGGTCGGCCATTCATTAGGCGGCATTGTGGCAAGTGCTTATGCTGCGACCTTCCCCGAACGGATTAACGCTCTAGTGTTAATAGAGGCGTTGGCTCCGTTGTTTGAAGACATTTCCCACCTCCATGCGCGAATGCGTAAAAGTTTTTCACAGACTCAGCAAAAAGCGGCTGAAGCACGTCATTATTGTGATCTAGAAAAAGCTGTTGATGCTCGGCATCGGCTCACTGGCTTAGCGCCAAACTGGTGTCGCTTGATTCTTGAGCGTAATACGGCAGAGGATGTTTATGGTCGCTATTGGCGTACAGATCCGCGGTTACGGACTGATTCTCCACAGCGCCTAAGCTTTACTCAAGTTGAACAGTTAATGCGTGGAATTGCGGTGCCGTCACTGTTACTGACGGGCACCCAAGGGTATGCTTCGCTTGCGGAGTTACTCCCCCAAATTAGCCCTTGGTATCTGGATTTGACTAAAGTGCAATTGACCGGAAATCATCATTTGCATATGGAAAATTCAGCTAAAGTTGCTTTAGTCATCAATGACTTCCTTGATGATTGTAAAAGCGTGACCGGGGGCTAG
- a CDS encoding M50 family metallopeptidase gives MPETQLVESSGRLVPGKKQFFVELLLALVLSRLPYISLPFHWLESYFHELSHGIAAIISGGVVSHIRLFPDGSGLCFSQGGWPVLIGFSGYTGAALWGALLFLMSCLRSGIRQSYLALGIVVLLTLLLWARDILSIAIMASLAVLFLLPLKLTYNTLLRGSLRLVALIVMLNALASPAVLLGLGQRGDASLLADLTMIPSVIWVMLWFAVGLGALYLCWRVIVFNAPRKVNSAKTSGN, from the coding sequence ATGCCTGAGACGCAGTTAGTTGAATCTTCTGGGCGCTTAGTCCCCGGCAAGAAACAGTTTTTTGTCGAATTACTGTTGGCATTGGTGCTATCCCGTTTGCCTTATATATCTTTGCCCTTCCATTGGTTGGAAAGTTATTTCCATGAATTGTCTCATGGGATAGCCGCGATTATTTCTGGTGGTGTGGTAAGTCATATTCGATTATTTCCGGATGGGTCAGGCCTGTGTTTTAGTCAGGGTGGCTGGCCGGTGTTAATCGGTTTTAGTGGTTATACCGGCGCTGCGCTCTGGGGGGCATTACTGTTTCTGATGTCCTGTCTGCGAAGCGGTATCCGTCAAAGTTATTTGGCACTGGGTATTGTCGTTTTGCTGACATTACTGTTATGGGCGAGAGATATTCTGAGCATTGCCATTATGGCGAGCTTGGCGGTGTTGTTTTTACTGCCACTTAAGCTGACATATAACACCTTATTACGTGGCAGTCTGCGCTTGGTTGCCTTGATTGTCATGCTCAATGCTCTCGCCAGTCCGGCCGTTTTATTGGGACTCGGTCAGCGTGGGGATGCTTCATTGCTGGCGGATTTGACCATGATCCCGTCAGTTATCTGGGTGATGCTGTGGTTCGCTGTTGGTCTGGGGGCATTGTATTTATGCTGGCGTGTGATTGTTTTTAATGCGCCGAGGAAAGTTAACAGCGCCAAAACATCGGGAAATTAA
- the tsaB gene encoding tRNA (adenosine(37)-N6)-threonylcarbamoyltransferase complex dimerization subunit type 1 TsaB produces MNANQTLPAVILALDTCTELCSAALLWSEGRESVAEDAPREHSQRLLPMIDGLLTHAKLSMADVGLIAYGRGPGSFTGIRICTSMTQGLALARDIPVVGISTLAAMAQKAIETANARYVISAIDARMGEIYWGCFEAQEGLAVLIGAEQVTAPEALVSPFNDAASVFACGSGFETYPDLILNIDNLTLLESVKYPDASAMLTLAVHEWYSGNATAVDELAPVYLRDTVAWKKLPGRA; encoded by the coding sequence ATGAATGCTAATCAAACGTTGCCAGCAGTGATTCTGGCGCTGGATACCTGTACTGAACTGTGTTCTGCCGCGTTGTTGTGGTCAGAAGGTCGTGAGTCAGTTGCAGAAGATGCCCCAAGAGAACACAGCCAACGTTTGCTCCCGATGATTGATGGTTTGCTGACCCACGCAAAGTTATCCATGGCGGATGTAGGTCTCATCGCTTATGGTCGTGGGCCTGGCAGTTTTACCGGCATTCGTATTTGTACTTCTATGACTCAGGGACTGGCATTAGCACGGGATATTCCGGTTGTTGGTATCTCAACGTTGGCAGCGATGGCACAGAAGGCCATTGAAACAGCTAATGCGCGTTATGTTATCAGTGCGATTGATGCTCGCATGGGGGAGATCTATTGGGGGTGTTTTGAAGCTCAGGAAGGACTAGCGGTGTTGATTGGTGCGGAGCAAGTTACCGCTCCTGAAGCGTTGGTGTCGCCATTTAATGATGCTGCGTCGGTATTTGCCTGTGGTAGCGGTTTTGAAACCTATCCGGATCTTATTCTTAACATCGATAACTTGACCTTATTGGAAAGCGTGAAATATCCTGATGCGAGTGCCATGCTTACCCTGGCTGTTCACGAATGGTATAGCGGTAACGCAACCGCTGTCGATGAACTGGCTCCTGTATATTTGCGAGATACGGTTGCCTGGAAGAAACTGCCTGGAAGGGCATAA
- the hemB gene encoding porphobilinogen synthase yields the protein MSDQCNHTHTFKTPLRRLRRLRTSEAMRAMVRENFISLDDLIHPIFIEEGISAPVEIRTLPGISRFPETMLEQEIKELQKLGVKYVMPFGISHHKDAVGSDTWNDEGLLARMVRTIKQTAPEMIVIPDICFCEYTDHGHCGVIEHIHDDVHVCNDATVENLVKQAICAAKAGADMLAPSAMMDGQIRAMRDGLDAAGYENVSILAHSAKFASAFYGPFREAVASELKGNRKGYQLDCADGRQAMVEALLDEEEGADILMVKPGTPYLDVLARLRDRTDLPLAAYHVGGEYAGIKFAALAGALDERAVVTESFIGFKRAGASLIVSYYTKQFAEWLAADKNA from the coding sequence ATGTCTGATCAATGTAATCACACTCATACTTTCAAAACCCCGCTACGTCGCTTGCGCCGTCTGCGTACTTCTGAAGCTATGCGTGCTATGGTCCGGGAAAACTTTATTTCTCTGGACGACCTGATCCATCCGATTTTTATTGAAGAAGGCATTTCTGCTCCAGTTGAAATCCGTACACTGCCTGGCATCAGCCGTTTCCCGGAAACCATGCTGGAACAAGAAATTAAGGAACTGCAAAAGCTGGGTGTTAAATATGTAATGCCTTTCGGGATCTCTCATCATAAGGATGCCGTGGGTAGCGACACTTGGAATGATGAAGGTTTGCTAGCACGCATGGTGCGCACCATTAAGCAGACTGCACCAGAAATGATCGTCATTCCTGATATCTGTTTCTGTGAATACACAGATCATGGCCATTGCGGCGTGATTGAACACATTCATGATGATGTACACGTGTGCAACGATGCCACCGTTGAAAATCTGGTAAAACAGGCGATCTGTGCTGCCAAAGCAGGTGCCGATATGCTGGCCCCATCAGCCATGATGGATGGTCAGATCCGCGCCATGCGTGATGGCCTGGACGCTGCAGGTTATGAAAACGTGTCCATTCTCGCTCACTCAGCAAAATTTGCTTCCGCATTTTACGGTCCATTCCGTGAAGCCGTGGCCAGTGAGCTGAAGGGCAACCGCAAAGGTTATCAGTTGGATTGTGCCGACGGTCGCCAAGCCATGGTGGAAGCGCTGCTGGATGAAGAAGAAGGCGCCGATATCCTGATGGTAAAACCCGGGACACCATACCTGGACGTACTGGCTCGCTTACGTGACCGCACGGATCTGCCATTGGCGGCTTATCATGTGGGTGGTGAATACGCTGGGATCAAGTTTGCCGCATTGGCAGGTGCACTGGATGAACGTGCCGTGGTCACCGAAAGCTTTATCGGTTTCAAACGTGCCGGGGCCAGCCTGATTGTCAGCTATTACACCAAACAGTTTGCTGAATGGCTAGCGGCTGATAAAAACGCTTAA